The proteins below are encoded in one region of Aquisphaera giovannonii:
- a CDS encoding DUF1559 domain-containing protein, with the protein MEGLINRVRRRGFTLIELLVVIAIIAVLMALLLPAVQSVREAARRIQCVNNLKQIGLAVHNYHEALGSFPPGQLLYMNWQDLSAHIFLLPFMEQQPLYNAFNLADVYPLTGLGPVLPYYEPNTTAARTQVAGLLCPSEVNRLTNPEAHANYCGNSGSTPESPDVITWANGPFVAARPADYRGCRVFRFANVRDGLSTTACFSEKALGIGMMNQYDPMAPSTAILQVGGPGDLGDTAAYYQMCRSADPNTAPLVPNALAAGMYWMFGYLSETRYTHIMTPNLQNCEVGGPWDGERGATTASSRHPGAVNVLMCDGSVVGVKNSIAPATWWALGTMAGGEVISANSY; encoded by the coding sequence GTGGAGGGACTCATCAATCGCGTCCGCAGGCGCGGGTTCACCCTGATCGAGCTCCTGGTGGTGATCGCGATCATCGCCGTGCTGATGGCCCTGCTGCTGCCCGCCGTGCAGTCGGTGCGCGAGGCGGCGCGGCGGATCCAGTGCGTCAACAACCTCAAGCAGATCGGCCTGGCCGTCCACAACTATCACGAGGCGCTCGGCTCCTTCCCGCCCGGCCAGCTCCTGTACATGAACTGGCAGGACCTGTCCGCCCATATCTTCCTGCTCCCGTTCATGGAGCAGCAGCCGCTGTACAACGCCTTCAACCTCGCCGACGTCTACCCGCTCACCGGGCTGGGGCCCGTGCTGCCCTACTACGAGCCGAACACGACCGCGGCCCGCACGCAGGTCGCCGGCCTCCTCTGCCCGTCGGAGGTCAACCGGCTCACCAACCCCGAGGCGCACGCGAATTACTGCGGCAACAGCGGATCGACGCCCGAATCCCCCGACGTGATCACGTGGGCCAACGGCCCCTTCGTCGCGGCCCGGCCGGCCGACTACCGCGGCTGCCGGGTCTTCCGGTTCGCGAACGTCCGGGACGGCCTGAGCACGACCGCCTGCTTCAGCGAGAAGGCGCTGGGGATCGGCATGATGAACCAGTACGACCCGATGGCGCCGAGCACGGCGATCCTCCAGGTCGGGGGCCCGGGAGATCTCGGGGACACGGCCGCCTATTACCAGATGTGCCGATCCGCCGATCCGAACACGGCGCCGCTGGTCCCCAACGCCCTGGCGGCCGGCATGTACTGGATGTTCGGCTACCTCTCCGAGACCCGGTACACCCACATCATGACCCCGAACCTCCAGAACTGCGAGGTGGGCGGCCCCTGGGACGGCGAGCGCGGGGCCACCACGGCCAGCAGCCGGCATCCCGGCGCGGTCAACGTGCTGATGTGCGACGGCTCGGTGGTGGGGGTCAAGAACTCGATCGCACCGGCCACGTGGTGGGCGCTGGGGACGATGGCGGGGGGCGAGGTCATCTCCGCGAACTCCTACTGA